Sequence from the Salinicoccus sp. Bachu38 genome:
AACGTGGAAATTCTCAACGAGGCCGGCTGCGAGGTGGCCACAATCGGCAACAACGAAGGCATCACCCTTCAGAAGGAAGACCTGAAGGAATTGTACGACGACGCCGATTTCGATGTCATCTGTGCCAACCTCCGTGAGGTGGGCAGCACGTCCCCATACTTCAAACCCTATGTCATCAAGGAGGTGGAGGGCATCAGGTTCGGCTTCATCGCCGCGACGGTGGAGTTCACCCCCTTCTACAAGGCACTGGGCTGGGAAGTGTCGGATGCTTTCGAATGGATTCTGAAAGCCATAAGGGAGATCAATACAGAGGTCGACTGCATCGTCATGATGAGCCATCTCGGACGTTATGATGACGAGTCGCTCGCAATGATGTTCCCTGAAATAGATGTCATATTGAGTTCGCACACCCACCACTACTTCGAAGAGGGGGAGTGGGTCGGAGATACCCTGCTTGCGGCTGCCGGACGGTTCGGCGACTACGTCGGGGAAGTGACGCTGGAGTTTGAAGGGCATTCCCTCATCCGGAAACATGCGCGCATCTATGATACCGACCTCCTGTCGAGCAGCGATGACCATTATTATGAAATCGGCCGGGACATGATGTCGACAGTCGTCAAGGATGAGGCGCCGCCGATCGGACGGACCCTCTATTCCACCAGCCAGTTCATCGTGACACTGGCACGCATGGTAAGGCTGTTCACGGACAGTGATGCGAGCCTGCTCCACACGGGGCTCATTGCGAAGCCTTTCGAAGGCGGCGCCCTGACGGAATACGACCTGCACAAGGTGCTGCCGCATGCGATCAATACGGTCCAGATTGAATTGACCGGGCGTGAACTGAAGGAAGTCTTCAACCAGGCGTCAAAGCATGAGTTCAAGGATGACATCGTCCGGGGCCTCGGTTTCAGAGGGGATATATTCGGCTGTTTCGTCACGGACAATATCGGCTATATCCAGTCGGAGCGCGAATACTACATCAATGGCGAACGTATCGATGACCGGCGGCACTATAAGCTCGGCACACTGGACATGTACACTTTCGGCAGGATATTCCCGCAGTTCAGGTATTCGAAGAAAGTCTACAAGATGCCGGAGTTTCTGC
This genomic interval carries:
- a CDS encoding bifunctional metallophosphatase/5'-nucleotidase, coding for MEVKLFHTNDIHSHLYNYLKIKDFLHNKKRQYKQNMMYVDLGDHADRSHPYTEATLGKGNVEILNEAGCEVATIGNNEGITLQKEDLKELYDDADFDVICANLREVGSTSPYFKPYVIKEVEGIRFGFIAATVEFTPFYKALGWEVSDAFEWILKAIREINTEVDCIVMMSHLGRYDDESLAMMFPEIDVILSSHTHHYFEEGEWVGDTLLAAAGRFGDYVGEVTLEFEGHSLIRKHARIYDTDLLSSSDDHYYEIGRDMMSTVVKDEAPPIGRTLYSTSQFIVTLARMVRLFTDSDASLLHTGLIAKPFEGGALTEYDLHKVLPHAINTVQIELTGRELKEVFNQASKHEFKDDIVRGLGFRGDIFGCFVTDNIGYIQSEREYYINGERIDDRRHYKLGTLDMYTFGRIFPQFRYSKKVYKMPEFLRDIVKMYRTEL